In Tachysurus fulvidraco isolate hzauxx_2018 chromosome 11, HZAU_PFXX_2.0, whole genome shotgun sequence, one DNA window encodes the following:
- the zgc:153372 gene encoding arsenite methyltransferase, with protein MADLIHDSVKSYYSSLESSDALQTSAACSASSRPLSPSVQQALTLVHPEVCKRFFGCGLVAPGKLQGCSVLDLGSGSGRDCYVLSKLVGEDGHVTGVDMTEDLIQTSRKYMRYHQERFGYVKPNTEFVHGYMEKLGDAGIQDGSQDVVVSNCVICLCPDKRVVLSEAYKVLKVGGELYFSDMYASEVVPESFRLDPVLWGEGMGGALYWQDFISIMKDLGFSTPRLVAASRIDVHNPELRMKAGDIKYASGTYRAFKLPQHCIQTTALITYKGTIPDCAECFELDASNTFKVDVPVEVDAEMAAILQYTRFSPDFTVQMTDKPDPSLGSAQQYCHLSPFMLADRLGSCMKQCSKTGVAAGSCG; from the exons agttacTACAGCTCTCTGGAGTCTTCAGATGCTTTACAGACGAGTGCTGCCTGTTCTGCTTCCTCTCGGCCGTTGTCTCCGAGCGTACAGCAGGCCCTCACACTCGTCCATCCTGAGGTCTGCAAAAG GTTCTTTGGCTGTGGCCTGGTGGCTCCAGGGAAGCTGCAAGGATGTTCAGTTCTGGATTTAGGAAGTGGATCAGGTCGGGACTGCTATGTCCTCAGCAAACTGGTGGGAGAGGATGGACATGTCACTGGTGTTGACATGACTGAGGATCTG ATACAGACATCAAGGAAATACATGAGATACCACCAGGAGCGTTTTGGCTATGTCAAGCCGAACACAGAGTTTGTTCATGGATACATGGAGAAGCTCGGAGATGCAGGAATACAGGACGGCTCTCAGgatgtagtcgt ATCAAACTGTGTGATTTGTCTTTGCCCAGACAAGCGGGTTGTTCTAAGTGAGGCTTACAAAGTACTCAAG GTGGGTGGTGAGCTTTACTTCAGTGATATGTACGCGAGCGAGGTTGTCCCCGAGTCTTTCAGACTGGATCCGGTGCTTTGGG GTGAAGGAATGGGTGGTGCCCTCTATTGGCAGGATTTCATCTCCATCATGAAGGACCTGGGATTCAGCACACCTAGGCTGGTCGCAGCTAGTCGTATTGATGTGCACAATCCAGAGCTCCGAATGAAAGCAG GTGATATTAAATACGCCTCAGGGACCTACCGTGCCTTTAAGTTGCCCCAACACTGCATTCAAACCACAGCACTGATCACCTACAAGGGGACAATTCCAGACTGTGCAGAGTGTTTTGAGCTTGATGCCTCAAACACCTTTAAG GTGGATGTGCCTGTAGAGGTGGATGCAGAGATGGCAGCTATCCTCCAGTATACACGTTTCTCACCAGACTTCACGGTCCAGATGACAGACAAGCCCGATCCTAGCCTCGGCTCTGCTCAGCAG tATTGCCACCTGAGCCCATTCATGCTGGCAGACAGACTGGGATCCTGTATGAAGCAGTGCTCTAAGACGGGCGTGGCTGCAGGAAGCTGCGGGTAA